One segment of Zhihengliuella halotolerans DNA contains the following:
- the ribB gene encoding 3,4-dihydroxy-2-butanone-4-phosphate synthase, with product MSAGIVLDDIEAAVAAIAAGRPVVVVDDEDRENEGDIVFAAEAATPELVGWTVRYSSGVLCVPLSGERADALGLPPMVEHNEDAKGTAYTVSCDAAVGVDTGISAADRALTARLLADPAATAGDFTRPGHMFPLRAVDGGVLARRGHTEASIDLCRLAGTQPAGVIAEVVHDDGTMMRLPALREFADAWDVPLVSIEDLAAHLSTAGDVVVPEVPEPAPGRAQRADDAVSAGPEVQVPTPHGTFAVQVWTDPATGDEHFTLSHPGPADGAQAPLVRLHSECLTGDVFGSYRCDCGEQLDTALARVAAEGGTVVYLRGHEGRGIGLANKIRAYALQDAGADTVEANEQLGLPVDARNYDAAVGILCALGLTRIRLLTNNPVKTSWLHEAGIEVVETVRALIPARPENSRYLQTKRERMHHSFDTTTFDI from the coding sequence GTGAGCGCCGGCATCGTGCTCGACGACATCGAGGCGGCCGTCGCGGCGATCGCGGCGGGCCGGCCCGTCGTCGTCGTCGACGACGAGGACCGCGAGAACGAGGGCGACATCGTCTTCGCCGCCGAGGCGGCCACGCCCGAGCTCGTGGGCTGGACCGTGCGCTACTCCTCGGGCGTTCTCTGCGTGCCGCTCTCGGGGGAGCGCGCCGACGCCCTGGGTCTTCCGCCGATGGTCGAGCACAACGAGGACGCCAAGGGCACCGCCTACACCGTCTCGTGCGACGCCGCCGTGGGCGTGGACACCGGTATCAGCGCCGCCGACCGCGCGCTGACCGCCCGGCTGCTCGCGGACCCCGCGGCCACCGCCGGGGACTTCACCCGGCCCGGGCACATGTTTCCGCTGCGCGCCGTCGACGGCGGCGTGCTCGCCCGCCGCGGCCACACCGAGGCCTCGATCGACCTCTGCCGGCTCGCGGGCACCCAGCCGGCCGGCGTCATCGCCGAGGTCGTGCACGACGACGGCACGATGATGCGCCTGCCCGCGCTGCGGGAGTTCGCCGACGCCTGGGACGTGCCCCTGGTGAGCATCGAGGACCTGGCCGCGCACCTCTCCACGGCGGGCGACGTCGTCGTGCCCGAGGTTCCGGAGCCGGCGCCGGGCCGGGCCCAGCGTGCCGACGACGCCGTCTCGGCGGGGCCGGAGGTCCAGGTGCCGACCCCGCACGGCACGTTCGCGGTGCAGGTCTGGACCGACCCGGCCACGGGCGACGAGCACTTCACCCTCTCGCACCCCGGCCCCGCCGACGGCGCGCAGGCCCCGCTCGTCCGCCTGCACTCCGAGTGCCTGACGGGCGACGTGTTCGGCTCCTACCGCTGCGACTGCGGCGAGCAGCTCGACACCGCGCTGGCGCGAGTCGCCGCCGAGGGCGGGACGGTCGTCTACCTGCGCGGGCATGAGGGCCGCGGCATCGGACTCGCCAACAAGATCCGGGCCTACGCCCTGCAGGACGCCGGCGCCGACACCGTGGAGGCCAACGAGCAGCTCGGCCTGCCCGTCGACGCCCGCAACTACGACGCGGCGGTCGGCATCCTGTGCGCGCTCGGGCTGACGCGGATCCGCCTGCTGACCAACAACCCCGTCAAGACGAGCTGGCTGCACGAGGCCGGCATCGAGGTGGTCGAGACGGTGCGCGCGCTCATCCCGGCCCGCCCGGAGAACTCGCGCTACCTCCAAACCAAGCGCGAGCGCATGCACCACAGCTTCGACACCACGACCTTCGACATCTAG
- the ribH gene encoding 6,7-dimethyl-8-ribityllumazine synthase — protein MAGHGAPQTGAEELAAAAGLKVAIVAASWHTVVMDGLLAGAERAVADARAEATVVRVPGTFELPVAAARLAGDYDAVVALGVVIRGGTPHFEYVCQGATAGLTDVSVRTGVPVGFGVLTCDDEQQALDRAGLEGSSEDKGYEATAAALQTAAVLAAL, from the coding sequence ATGGCAGGACACGGAGCGCCGCAGACCGGCGCCGAAGAACTCGCAGCCGCCGCCGGGCTCAAAGTCGCGATCGTCGCGGCCAGCTGGCACACGGTGGTGATGGACGGGCTGCTCGCCGGGGCGGAGCGCGCGGTCGCCGACGCCCGCGCCGAGGCGACCGTGGTGCGGGTGCCGGGCACCTTCGAGCTACCCGTCGCGGCCGCGCGGCTCGCGGGCGACTACGACGCCGTCGTCGCGCTCGGCGTCGTCATCCGCGGCGGCACGCCGCACTTCGAGTACGTCTGCCAGGGCGCGACGGCGGGTCTCACCGACGTCTCGGTCCGGACCGGGGTGCCCGTCGGCTTCGGCGTGCTGACTTGTGACGACGAGCAGCAGGCCCTGGATCGGGCCGGGCTCGAGGGCTCGAGTGAGGACAAGGGCTACGAGGCGACCGCGGCGGCCCTGCAGACCGCCGCCGTGCTCGCGGCGCTCTGA
- a CDS encoding phosphoribosyl-ATP diphosphatase: protein MKTFDTLFAELAEKAEQRPAGSRTVTELDSGVHGIGKKIVEEAAEVWMAAEYESDAEAAEEISQLLYHLQVLMLAKGLSLADVYKHL, encoded by the coding sequence GTGAAAACCTTCGACACCCTCTTCGCCGAACTGGCAGAAAAAGCGGAGCAGCGCCCTGCCGGCTCCCGGACTGTGACCGAACTCGATTCGGGTGTCCACGGCATCGGCAAGAAGATCGTCGAGGAGGCCGCGGAAGTCTGGATGGCCGCCGAGTACGAGTCCGACGCGGAAGCGGCCGAGGAGATCTCGCAGCTGCTCTACCACCTGCAGGTCCTGATGCTGGCCAAGGGACTGTCGCTGGCGGACGTGTACAAGCATTTGTAG
- the hisG gene encoding ATP phosphoribosyltransferase, with protein sequence MLRVAVPNKGALSEAATSMLSEAGYIQRRDRRELAIVDSDNDIEFFYLRPRDIAVYVGRGILDVGITGRDLFLDAEVDGDATEVLPLGLGNSTFRFAGPVGHFSSEAELEGKRIATSYDGLLRGYLADRGIDAEVVRLDGAVESSVRLGVADAIADVVETGNTLKAAGMETFGEPILASEAVLIGRSGEKPAGLEVLKRRLNSVLVASRYVMLDYDISRDLVDQACAVSPGLESPTVSPLQHSDWVAVRSMVKKSETNTMMDELYDLGARAILVSQIHACRI encoded by the coding sequence ATGTTGCGAGTAGCAGTGCCCAACAAGGGCGCCCTGTCCGAAGCCGCCACCTCCATGCTCAGCGAGGCCGGCTATATCCAGCGCCGCGATCGGCGCGAGCTGGCGATCGTCGACAGCGACAACGACATCGAATTCTTCTACCTGCGCCCGCGCGACATCGCCGTGTACGTGGGCCGGGGCATCCTCGACGTCGGCATCACCGGCCGGGACCTGTTCCTGGACGCCGAGGTCGACGGCGACGCCACCGAGGTTCTGCCGCTGGGCCTTGGCAATTCCACGTTCCGTTTCGCCGGCCCCGTCGGGCACTTCTCTTCCGAGGCGGAGCTCGAGGGCAAGCGCATCGCGACGAGCTACGACGGCCTGCTGCGCGGCTACCTCGCCGACCGCGGCATCGACGCCGAGGTCGTGCGCCTCGACGGCGCCGTCGAGTCCTCGGTCCGCCTCGGCGTCGCTGATGCGATCGCCGACGTCGTCGAGACCGGCAACACGCTCAAGGCCGCCGGGATGGAAACCTTCGGCGAGCCGATCCTGGCCTCCGAGGCCGTGCTGATCGGCCGCTCGGGGGAGAAGCCCGCCGGGCTCGAGGTCCTCAAGCGCCGCCTCAACAGCGTGCTCGTGGCGAGCCGCTACGTCATGCTCGACTACGACATCTCCCGCGACCTCGTTGACCAGGCCTGCGCCGTGAGCCCGGGCCTCGAGTCGCCGACGGTCTCGCCGCTGCAGCACTCGGACTGGGTGGCCGTGCGGTCGATGGTCAAGAAGAGCGAGACCAACACCATGATGGACGAGCTCTACGATCTGGGCGCGCGCGCGATTCTGGTGAGCCAGATCCACGCTTGCCGCATCTAG
- the hisF gene encoding imidazole glycerol phosphate synthase subunit HisF, whose product MTVAIRVIPCLDVDAGRVVKGVNFEGLRDAGDPVELAKRYNAAGADELTFLDVTASSSDRETTFDVVRQTAEEVFIPLTVGGGVRTADDVDRLLRSGADKASINTAAVNRPEVISEITDRFGSQVLVLSLDARRTDDPALASGFEVTTHGGRTGTGIDAVAWAAEAAERGVGEILLNSIDADGTKAGFDLEMIRAVRAAVKVPLIASGGAGGPEHFPPAIEAGADAVLAASIFHFGPVDMIARVKQAIREAGFPVR is encoded by the coding sequence ATGACTGTTGCCATCCGAGTGATCCCGTGTCTTGACGTCGACGCCGGGCGCGTCGTCAAGGGCGTCAACTTCGAGGGCCTGCGCGATGCCGGAGACCCCGTCGAGCTGGCCAAGCGCTACAACGCGGCCGGCGCCGACGAGCTGACGTTCCTCGACGTGACCGCGTCCTCGAGCGACCGCGAGACGACGTTCGACGTCGTCAGGCAGACCGCCGAGGAGGTCTTCATCCCGTTGACCGTCGGCGGCGGCGTCCGCACAGCCGACGATGTGGATCGGCTGCTGCGCTCCGGCGCGGACAAAGCCTCGATCAATACCGCCGCGGTCAACCGCCCGGAGGTCATCAGCGAGATCACGGACCGGTTCGGGTCCCAGGTGTTGGTGCTCTCGCTCGACGCGCGCCGCACCGACGATCCCGCGCTGGCCTCCGGCTTCGAGGTCACGACGCACGGCGGGCGCACCGGCACCGGCATCGACGCCGTCGCCTGGGCCGCGGAGGCGGCCGAGCGCGGTGTCGGTGAGATCTTGCTGAACTCGATCGACGCCGACGGCACCAAGGCCGGATTCGACCTGGAGATGATCCGGGCCGTTCGCGCGGCGGTCAAGGTGCCGCTCATCGCCTCGGGAGGCGCCGGCGGGCCCGAGCATTTCCCGCCGGCCATCGAGGCCGGCGCGGACGCCGTGCTGGCCGCCTCGATCTTCCACTTCGGGCCGGTCGACATGATCGCCCGGGTCAAGCAGGCGATCCGGGAGGCCGGTTTCCCTGTTCGCTGA
- a CDS encoding GNAT family N-acetyltransferase, with translation MMDAGWPAVERGEIAGWRLRFSGGVTQRANSVLPVRAPADVQGAITEVEERHSARWITPAFQINDAAEPAELDSLLAERGYAVGSPTLVQVLHGSDLPDAGAESDAGVDVAAEPDEDWLELFWSQEGPESAADRRVSKFILTGVQARYFSLRVNGRTEAIARLALVAAEDEGEPGVYGGLYCVVTRPEARRNGHSRRIMRAVLRTASLESVAGVWLQVRESNIGAIQLYHELGFATASSYYYRSLKARD, from the coding sequence CTGATGGACGCCGGCTGGCCGGCCGTCGAACGCGGCGAGATCGCCGGGTGGCGGCTGCGCTTCTCCGGCGGGGTCACTCAGCGGGCGAACTCGGTCCTGCCGGTGCGCGCGCCAGCGGACGTCCAGGGCGCCATCACCGAGGTCGAGGAACGGCATTCGGCGCGGTGGATCACCCCGGCCTTTCAGATCAACGATGCGGCGGAGCCTGCGGAGCTGGACTCCCTGCTGGCCGAGCGCGGTTATGCCGTGGGCTCGCCGACGCTCGTGCAGGTCCTGCACGGAAGCGACCTCCCGGATGCCGGCGCGGAATCCGACGCCGGGGTCGACGTGGCCGCCGAGCCCGACGAGGACTGGCTGGAGCTGTTCTGGTCGCAGGAGGGCCCGGAGAGCGCCGCCGACCGGCGCGTCTCGAAGTTCATCCTCACCGGCGTCCAGGCTCGCTACTTCTCCCTGCGTGTGAACGGCCGGACGGAGGCCATCGCGCGGCTCGCGCTCGTGGCGGCCGAGGACGAGGGGGAGCCGGGTGTCTACGGGGGCCTCTACTGCGTCGTGACCCGACCCGAGGCGCGCCGCAACGGCCACTCGCGGCGGATCATGCGGGCCGTGCTGCGTACTGCTTCGCTCGAATCCGTGGCGGGAGTGTGGTTGCAGGTGCGCGAATCGAACATCGGCGCCATCCAGCTCTACCACGAGCTGGGGTTCGCGACCGCGTCGTCGTACTACTACCGGAGCCTGAAGGCCCGCGACTGA
- a CDS encoding TIGR03085 family metal-binding protein, with protein sequence MRFVPPSREMLAETLLAAGPSAETLCDGWECRHLAAHLVLREHHPLAAGIAGGPLEKPMQRLLHKWADEARSIPGYRRLVARFAAGPSSFSPFAIGPVERAANLTEFFVHTEDVRRAHDTWAPRVLDREYSERLWSALTRVSSLLFRGADVGVILVRPDGKRYVAKKAATSVAITGEPAELLMFGSGRRSHALVTLEGADDALALLAEAPASH encoded by the coding sequence ATGAGATTCGTTCCACCTTCGCGCGAGATGCTAGCCGAGACCCTGCTGGCCGCAGGTCCCTCGGCCGAAACGTTGTGCGATGGATGGGAGTGCCGGCACCTCGCCGCGCACCTCGTCCTGCGCGAGCATCACCCACTGGCAGCCGGCATCGCGGGCGGACCGCTCGAGAAGCCGATGCAGCGCCTGCTGCACAAGTGGGCCGACGAGGCCCGGAGCATCCCGGGCTACCGGCGGCTCGTTGCGCGGTTCGCCGCGGGACCGAGCAGCTTCTCCCCGTTCGCCATCGGCCCCGTCGAGCGTGCCGCGAATCTCACCGAATTCTTCGTTCACACCGAGGACGTCCGCCGCGCCCACGACACCTGGGCTCCGCGCGTGCTGGATCGCGAGTACTCCGAGCGCCTGTGGTCGGCGCTGACCCGGGTCTCGTCGCTGTTGTTCCGCGGAGCCGACGTCGGGGTCATCTTGGTCCGCCCGGATGGCAAGCGCTATGTGGCCAAGAAGGCCGCGACGTCGGTCGCCATCACGGGTGAGCCGGCGGAACTGCTCATGTTCGGATCGGGACGACGCAGTCACGCGCTCGTCACGCTGGAAGGCGCCGACGACGCCCTCGCGCTGCTCGCCGAAGCACCGGCCAGCCACTGA
- the hisI gene encoding phosphoribosyl-AMP cyclohydrolase, whose translation MSANRENTPEKTAGRIVGNLDPAIAARLKQDDDGLVAAVVQQFDTREVLMLGWMDEEALHRSLTTGRVTFWSRSRAEYWRKGDTSGHIQIVKGVSLDCDGDALLVLVDQIGAACHTGSATCFTGRDLGAVVGEKPEGEKA comes from the coding sequence ATGTCCGCGAACCGTGAAAACACCCCCGAAAAGACCGCCGGCCGCATCGTCGGAAACCTCGACCCCGCCATCGCAGCGCGCCTGAAGCAGGACGACGACGGCCTCGTCGCCGCCGTCGTGCAGCAGTTCGACACGCGCGAGGTGCTCATGCTGGGCTGGATGGACGAGGAGGCGCTGCACCGGAGCCTGACGACCGGGCGCGTGACCTTCTGGTCCCGGTCCCGCGCCGAGTACTGGCGCAAGGGCGACACCTCGGGGCACATCCAGATCGTCAAGGGCGTGAGCCTCGACTGCGATGGAGACGCGCTGCTAGTGCTGGTCGATCAGATCGGCGCCGCCTGCCACACCGGCTCGGCGACGTGCTTCACGGGCCGGGATTTGGGCGCCGTCGTGGGCGAGAAGCCGGAAGGGGAGAAAGCATGA
- a CDS encoding anthranilate synthase component I — protein sequence MSGNVRGLGVISPSKEEFRELAGGRRVVPVTLKVLADGLTPISIYVRLADGRPGTFLMESAAAGGVWSRHSFIGVRSPATLTARDGAAHWTGDVPVGLPAEGLAVDVLRDTVAALRTEPLPGMPPLTSGMVGFVGWDCVRHWEKLPNPPADDLHLPELAMNLVGDMAVHDNTDSTVTLIANAINHDGADTGVDEAYDAAVARLEDMLAALNEPVATATSTFSGADVDTGELMRAVTHSWDEDSYRQAILRGKEAIVDGEVFQVVVSRRFELATDADPLDVYRVLRTTNPSPYMYLYTMADDDGGTYSIVGSSPEALVTVDDRDVVTHPIAGSRPRGATHEDDALMEKDLLADEKERAEHLMLVDLSRNDLSKVCDAGTVDVTQFMEVERFSHIMHLVSNVVGHLRDDATAYDVLAATFPAGTLSGAPKPRALQLLDELEPHRRGVYGGVVGYLDFAGDMDMAIAIRSALLKGGKAYVQAGGGIVNDSELDAEALETVNKSAAPLRAVWAAGTMAAHRQAGAGA from the coding sequence ATGAGCGGCAACGTCCGCGGGCTCGGCGTGATCAGCCCGAGCAAGGAGGAGTTCCGCGAGCTGGCCGGTGGCCGCCGCGTCGTCCCCGTGACCCTGAAGGTCCTGGCCGACGGGCTGACTCCGATCTCGATCTACGTTCGGCTGGCGGATGGCCGGCCCGGCACGTTCCTCATGGAGTCGGCGGCGGCCGGCGGCGTGTGGAGCCGGCACTCCTTCATCGGCGTGCGCTCGCCCGCGACGCTGACCGCGCGCGACGGCGCCGCGCACTGGACCGGCGACGTGCCCGTCGGCCTGCCCGCTGAGGGGCTCGCCGTCGACGTCCTGCGGGACACGGTCGCGGCGCTGCGCACCGAGCCGCTGCCCGGCATGCCGCCGCTGACGAGCGGCATGGTCGGCTTCGTCGGCTGGGACTGCGTCCGCCACTGGGAGAAGCTGCCGAACCCGCCGGCGGACGACCTGCATCTGCCGGAGCTGGCGATGAACCTCGTCGGCGACATGGCCGTGCACGACAACACGGACAGCACGGTCACGCTCATCGCCAACGCGATCAACCACGATGGCGCGGACACCGGCGTCGACGAGGCGTACGACGCCGCCGTCGCGCGCCTCGAGGACATGCTCGCGGCCCTGAACGAGCCGGTGGCCACGGCGACCTCGACGTTCTCGGGGGCCGACGTCGACACCGGTGAGCTCATGCGCGCCGTGACCCACAGCTGGGACGAGGACTCCTACCGCCAGGCGATCCTGCGGGGCAAGGAGGCGATCGTGGACGGCGAGGTCTTCCAGGTCGTCGTCTCGCGCCGGTTCGAGCTGGCCACCGACGCCGACCCGCTGGACGTCTACCGGGTGCTGCGCACGACCAACCCGAGCCCCTACATGTATCTCTACACGATGGCGGACGACGACGGCGGCACGTACTCGATCGTCGGCTCCTCACCCGAGGCGCTCGTCACAGTCGACGACCGCGACGTGGTGACGCACCCGATTGCGGGATCCCGCCCGCGGGGGGCCACGCACGAGGACGACGCGCTGATGGAGAAGGATCTGCTCGCGGACGAGAAGGAGCGGGCCGAGCACCTGATGCTCGTCGACCTCTCGCGCAACGACCTCTCCAAGGTCTGCGACGCCGGCACGGTCGATGTCACCCAGTTCATGGAGGTCGAGCGCTTCAGCCACATCATGCACCTGGTCAGCAACGTCGTCGGGCATCTGCGCGACGACGCCACCGCCTACGACGTGCTGGCCGCGACCTTCCCCGCCGGCACGCTCTCGGGGGCGCCGAAGCCGCGAGCCCTGCAGCTGCTCGACGAGCTCGAGCCGCACCGGCGCGGCGTGTACGGGGGAGTCGTCGGGTACCTCGACTTCGCCGGCGACATGGACATGGCGATCGCGATCCGCTCCGCGCTGCTCAAGGGCGGCAAGGCCTACGTGCAGGCCGGTGGAGGTATCGTGAACGACTCGGAGCTCGACGCGGAGGCGCTCGAAACGGTCAACAAATCCGCCGCCCCGCTGCGCGCCGTCTGGGCGGCCGGGACCATGGCCGCCCACCGCCAGGCCGGGGCCGGCGCATGA
- a CDS encoding Trp biosynthesis-associated membrane protein, with product MMSRRTSVLVALAGALLALLAVTRTWVTVTPAESAIVQGVVVVPGSEAATSVSALAIVALAAGISLSIAGRVARYVVAAVLVAAGVGIGFASASVLGNPETAAAGMVGEAAGTAQILADYTTSLWPFVGIAAGVWTAAAGVVVAVGARRWAESRKYAAAGEQAAAPRAGDDSAVDEIDGWDRLSRGEDPTR from the coding sequence ATGATGTCGCGGCGTACGAGCGTGCTCGTCGCGCTGGCCGGCGCGCTGCTGGCCCTGCTGGCCGTGACGCGCACCTGGGTCACCGTCACTCCGGCGGAGTCGGCGATCGTGCAGGGTGTCGTCGTGGTGCCCGGCTCGGAGGCGGCGACGAGCGTCTCCGCACTGGCGATCGTCGCGCTGGCGGCCGGCATCAGCCTCTCGATCGCCGGCCGCGTTGCCCGCTACGTCGTCGCCGCTGTGCTCGTGGCCGCCGGTGTCGGCATCGGGTTCGCGTCGGCTTCCGTGCTCGGCAATCCCGAAACGGCCGCTGCCGGCATGGTCGGCGAGGCCGCCGGCACCGCGCAGATCCTCGCCGACTACACGACTTCGCTCTGGCCGTTCGTCGGGATCGCCGCGGGCGTTTGGACCGCCGCGGCCGGGGTCGTCGTCGCGGTCGGGGCGCGGCGTTGGGCGGAGAGCCGGAAATACGCGGCGGCGGGGGAGCAGGCCGCGGCGCCCCGTGCCGGCGACGATTCGGCGGTCGACGAAATCGACGGCTGGGACCGGCTTTCACGCGGCGAGGACCCCACGCGCTGA
- a CDS encoding HGxxPAAW family protein gives MADATTESTHAVDPMHSEQPGHGNSIAAWAMVAVMLLGFLVGCIGFTIPNIPVLVVGIVIIPLGLILGWVLKKAGFGVGGAKSKGSH, from the coding sequence ATGGCTGACGCCACTACTGAGAGCACGCACGCCGTCGACCCGATGCACTCGGAGCAGCCGGGACACGGCAACAGCATCGCAGCGTGGGCCATGGTGGCCGTCATGCTGCTGGGCTTCCTCGTGGGCTGCATCGGCTTCACGATCCCGAACATCCCGGTCCTCGTGGTCGGCATCGTCATCATCCCCCTCGGCCTGATTCTCGGCTGGGTCCTGAAGAAGGCAGGCTTCGGCGTCGGCGGCGCCAAGTCCAAGGGCTCGCACTGA
- the trpC gene encoding indole-3-glycerol phosphate synthase TrpC → MSVLDDIIEGVREDLEVRRALLDDAGIAAAAAAAPPARDAFAALGGVRDGSPAERDTRLRVISEVKRKSPSKGALADIPEPSELARQYEAGGASVISVLTEQRRFGGSLEDFDAVRAAVELPLLRKDFTVEAYQIHEARAHGADLVLLIVAALSDAQLAEFLALTRELGMEALVEAHTEDEIDRAVAVGARIIGVNVRNLKTLEIDRGTFGRLADRIPADAVVVAESGVRSVEDVVGYAADGADAILVGEALVKDASPRQAIASFVEQGSAAKPERVRA, encoded by the coding sequence GTGAGCGTTCTCGACGACATCATCGAAGGGGTCCGCGAGGACCTCGAGGTTCGTCGTGCCCTGCTCGACGACGCCGGCATCGCGGCCGCGGCGGCCGCCGCACCGCCCGCGCGCGACGCGTTCGCCGCCCTCGGCGGGGTGCGCGACGGCTCTCCCGCCGAGCGGGACACGCGCCTGCGGGTGATCTCCGAGGTCAAGCGAAAGAGCCCCTCCAAGGGCGCGCTGGCCGATATCCCCGAGCCGTCCGAGCTCGCCCGCCAGTACGAGGCGGGGGGTGCCTCGGTGATCTCCGTCCTGACGGAGCAGCGGCGTTTCGGCGGCTCGCTCGAGGACTTCGACGCTGTCCGCGCGGCCGTCGAGCTGCCCCTGCTGCGCAAGGACTTCACGGTCGAGGCGTACCAGATCCACGAGGCCCGGGCGCACGGCGCGGACCTCGTGCTCCTCATCGTGGCCGCCCTGAGCGACGCGCAGCTGGCCGAGTTCCTCGCGCTCACGCGCGAGCTCGGGATGGAGGCGCTCGTCGAGGCGCACACGGAAGATGAGATCGACCGCGCGGTCGCCGTCGGCGCGCGGATCATCGGCGTCAACGTGCGCAACCTGAAGACGCTCGAGATCGATCGGGGCACGTTCGGCCGCCTGGCCGATCGAATCCCCGCCGACGCCGTCGTCGTCGCCGAGTCCGGTGTCCGCAGCGTCGAGGACGTCGTCGGCTACGCCGCCGACGGTGCCGACGCCATCCTCGTCGGCGAGGCCCTCGTGAAGGACGCCAGCCCGCGCCAGGCGATCGCGTCCTTCGTCGAGCAGGGCAGCGCCGCGAAGCCCGAGCGCGTCCGGGCCTGA
- the trpB gene encoding tryptophan synthase subunit beta: MSDSAHVPAGDDPVGAFLNDSPSLRDAPGPYFGDFGGRWMPESLIAALDELTDTFEAAKNDPEFIAEVLELNRNYSGRPSLLTEAKRFSEHAGGARIFLKREDLNHTGSHKINNVLGQALLTKRMGKTRIIAETGAGQHGVASATAAALLGLECVVYMGAEDTRRQSLNVARMRLLGAEVIPVEAGSQTLKDAINEALRDWVANVDSTHYLLGTAAGAHPFPALVRYFHQVIGDEAREQILEQTGRLPDAVCACIGGGSNAIGIFHGFLDDREVELYGFEAGGDGVDTPRHAATITLGRPGVLHGAKSYLMQDEDGQTIESHSISAGLDYPGVGPEHSYLHSIGRATYEPITDAEAMDAFKLLCRTEGIIPAIESSHALAGALKVGRRKIDAGADPADVVIIANLSGRGDKDVGTAAEWFNYLDAEGQGE, from the coding sequence GTGAGCGATTCCGCGCACGTCCCCGCAGGAGACGACCCGGTCGGGGCATTCCTGAACGATAGCCCGAGCCTGCGCGACGCGCCGGGCCCGTACTTCGGTGATTTCGGCGGGCGCTGGATGCCCGAGTCGCTCATCGCCGCGCTCGACGAGCTGACCGACACCTTCGAGGCCGCCAAGAACGATCCGGAATTCATCGCGGAGGTTCTCGAGCTCAACCGGAACTACTCCGGCCGGCCGTCCCTGCTGACTGAGGCCAAGCGGTTCAGCGAGCATGCCGGCGGGGCGCGGATCTTCCTCAAACGCGAGGACCTGAACCACACGGGCAGCCACAAGATCAACAACGTTCTGGGCCAGGCTCTGCTGACCAAGCGGATGGGCAAGACCCGCATCATCGCGGAGACCGGCGCTGGCCAGCACGGCGTCGCCTCCGCGACGGCGGCGGCCCTGCTGGGCCTCGAGTGCGTCGTCTACATGGGTGCTGAGGACACACGCCGGCAGTCGCTGAACGTCGCCCGGATGCGCCTGCTCGGTGCCGAGGTGATCCCGGTCGAGGCCGGCTCGCAGACGCTCAAGGACGCCATCAACGAGGCCCTGCGCGACTGGGTCGCCAACGTGGACTCGACCCACTACCTGCTCGGCACAGCCGCCGGAGCCCACCCGTTCCCAGCGCTCGTACGCTACTTCCACCAGGTCATCGGGGACGAGGCGCGCGAGCAGATCCTGGAGCAGACGGGACGCCTGCCGGACGCCGTCTGCGCCTGCATCGGCGGCGGCTCGAACGCCATCGGCATCTTCCACGGCTTCCTCGACGACCGCGAGGTCGAGCTCTACGGCTTCGAGGCCGGCGGCGACGGCGTCGACACTCCCCGTCACGCGGCCACGATCACGCTGGGTCGGCCGGGTGTGCTGCACGGGGCGAAGAGCTACCTGATGCAGGACGAGGACGGACAGACGATCGAGTCCCACTCGATCTCCGCGGGACTCGACTACCCCGGCGTCGGGCCCGAGCACTCCTACCTGCACAGCATCGGCCGCGCCACCTACGAGCCGATCACCGATGCCGAGGCGATGGACGCTTTCAAGCTGCTCTGCCGCACTGAGGGCATCATCCCCGCTATCGAATCCTCCCACGCCCTGGCCGGGGCCCTGAAGGTCGGCCGCCGCAAGATCGACGCGGGCGCCGACCCGGCCGACGTCGTCATCATCGCGAACCTCTCCGGCCGCGGCGACAAGGACGTCGGCACGGCTGCCGAATGGTTCAACTACCTCGACGCCGAAGGGCAGGGCGAATAA